The sequence GCGCGCCAGGAAGAAAAGGCCGCGGCGAACGGACAGGAACGCAGCCACGACCGTGGCCGCGAGATTCGCGGGGTCGAGGATTTCGACGGCCATGACGACACCGATGGCGATGGCGACGGCGACAATGGCACCGACGATCAGAGCGATGAGCGGAACGACCGCGGTGATCGCAATGACCGGAACGACCGTGGCCAGCGCGACAATCGCGGCAACCGCGAACCGCGCGGCGATCAGGGGGACGACAGCCGCGGGAACCGGCCGTCATCGCGTGGCCGCTCGCGCAGCCGCGACGATGCCGACAGCGGCAACGAGCGCGACGAGCGCAGCGATGACGACGCGCACGATCAGAAGGCCGAAGCCGAGCGCGCCCCGCGCGCGGCGCGGCGCCCGACGCGTCGGCCGCGACAGAATGACAGCGGCGAGACCGCCGATGCCGGGATCGACACGGCGGTGCTGCCGCCCGCGATCGGGCGCGGCGAACGCCCCGCCGACGCCGACGGCGCCGACGAAGCGCCCGCAGCCAAGCCGCGCCGTACGCGCCGCACGCTGGCCGCGCGGAACACCGACGTCGAGGCGGCCGAATAGACTGGCCTTTCAGTGAGACATGCCATAGCCTCCCCGCGGGACCGTCGCGGGGAGGCTTTTTTATGCGCGCTTTGTCAGGGCTTTGGGCTCCGCTGATCCTTGGGGCCGGGCTGGCCGCGATGCCCGCGGGTGCGCAGGATCCGACGAGGGGCAATGCGCAGGGCGAGCTGGCCGTCACCATCTATAATGGTGGGCAGTCGCTGGTGCAGGACATCCGCCAGATCGCCTTCCCCGTCGGCCGGACGCGGCAGGAGTTTCCCGATGTGTCGGCGCAGATCCGGCCGCAGACGGTCGCCTTTGCCGCGGCGGACACCGCGATCGTCGAGCAGAACTTCGACTATGACCTGCTCTCGCCGAATGCCTTGATGCAAAAGGCGGTGGGCGAGACGGTGACGCTGCTGCGCACCAACCCCGCCACCGGCGCCGAAACGCGCGAGCGCGCGAAGGTGCTCGCGGTCAATGGCGGCGTCGTGCTGCAAATCGGGCAGCGGATCGAGATTCTGCGCGACGACGGGATGCCGGTGCGCGTCATCTTCGACAAGATTCCGCCGAACCTGCGCGCCAAGCCGACCCTGTCGATCACGCTCGACAGCGCGCGCGCGGGGACGCGGCCCGCGACGCTCTCTTACCTCACCAACGGGCTCGGCTGGGCGGCCGACTATGTCTCGCTCTATGACGAGAAAGCGGGGACGATCGACGTCCAGGGCTGGGTGACGCTCACCAACAACACCGGCACGACCTTTGACAATGCCAAGACGCTGCTCGTCGCGGGGACGCCGTCGGCGGGCGGTGCGGTCTCGCCGCGCTATCGCCCGCGGCCGCAGCCGCCCGGCAATCTGCGCCGCGCCGGCACCGAAACCGCGCCGCGCGAGCAGCTTGGCGATTATTATCTCTATCCGCTCGCCGAACGCACGACGATCGCCAACGCCCAGACGAAGCAGGTGAGCTTCCTCGACGTCAGCGGCGTTCCGGCGCAGAAAATCTACGAGTTCACTGTCGGCGGGTTCGACACGATGACCGAACCCGCCAGCGCCGCGAGCGTCATCAAGTTCAACACCAGCGCGAAAGGCGGTGGCCTCGGCGACGCGCTGCCCGCGGGAACGGTGCGTTTCTATCAGCGCGACCTTCGCGGCGACCCGCAGTTCATCGGCGAGAACAATATCGGCCACACGCCGATGGGCAGCGAGCTGGGTCTTGCGACGGGCCTCGCCTTCGACGTCAAGGTGCAG is a genomic window of Sphingopyxis sp. FD7 containing:
- a CDS encoding DUF4167 domain-containing protein, giving the protein MSQLNMNNRQSGRRRGRNNNNNNNRSQSGGRGGVDQANRIDSRARGNGAQMIEKYRNLARDAQLAGDRVLTEYYLQFADHYFRVVSDFRARQEEKAAANGQERSHDRGREIRGVEDFDGHDDTDGDGDGDNGTDDQSDERNDRGDRNDRNDRGQRDNRGNREPRGDQGDDSRGNRPSSRGRSRSRDDADSGNERDERSDDDAHDQKAEAERAPRAARRPTRRPRQNDSGETADAGIDTAVLPPAIGRGERPADADGADEAPAAKPRRTRRTLAARNTDVEAAE
- a CDS encoding DUF4139 domain-containing protein, whose product is MRALSGLWAPLILGAGLAAMPAGAQDPTRGNAQGELAVTIYNGGQSLVQDIRQIAFPVGRTRQEFPDVSAQIRPQTVAFAAADTAIVEQNFDYDLLSPNALMQKAVGETVTLLRTNPATGAETRERAKVLAVNGGVVLQIGQRIEILRDDGMPVRVIFDKIPPNLRAKPTLSITLDSARAGTRPATLSYLTNGLGWAADYVSLYDEKAGTIDVQGWVTLTNNTGTTFDNAKTLLVAGTPSAGGAVSPRYRPRPQPPGNLRRAGTETAPREQLGDYYLYPLAERTTIANAQTKQVSFLDVSGVPAQKIYEFTVGGFDTMTEPASAASVIKFNTSAKGGGLGDALPAGTVRFYQRDLRGDPQFIGENNIGHTPMGSELGLATGLAFDVKVQATVVKRERVSARVTRSFMSYTLTNARAQPVTLDLIQRGLDWYWDETRILDESRKSQRLDSDGTRWRVELPANGEATITATFETRY